Proteins from a single region of Candidatus Binatia bacterium:
- the sbcD gene encoding nuclease SbcCD subunit D, protein MRIAHTSDWHAGRIWKNIQRIDELAAVLDHLARFLESEKADLLLVSGDVFDSGAPSAEAERLVFEFLKRTGQAGTRSVVVAGNHDHPARLDAWGTLAELVGVRVVGLPRRAEKGGVIRLTTRSGESATVAALPFAPAHRLVSALELARDETLAKQRYADGFRRMVEALSAEFRADTVNLLVCHTHLEGAVFSGSERQVHLGDEWAAAPQALPHRAHYVALGHIHRPQRVPGAPAHAEYAGSPLQLDFGEEGEAKSFVWIEASPGVPARVERIPYEGGKELETVRTTLEDLPNIADRARADRWLRVVLSLPGRIPDASRRVRELLPNALVVQVELPEEEREETEPVRRDARPDALYREYFRKAHGHEPPAELVEAFASLYEGELSEETS, encoded by the coding sequence ATGAGGATCGCCCACACGAGCGACTGGCACGCGGGACGCATCTGGAAAAACATCCAGCGCATCGACGAGCTCGCCGCGGTGCTGGACCACCTCGCGCGGTTTCTGGAGAGCGAAAAGGCGGACCTGCTTCTCGTCTCCGGCGACGTGTTCGACAGCGGGGCGCCTTCCGCGGAAGCCGAACGGCTCGTCTTCGAGTTCCTCAAGCGCACCGGGCAGGCGGGCACACGCTCGGTCGTCGTCGCGGGAAACCACGATCATCCGGCCCGCCTCGACGCCTGGGGGACGCTCGCCGAGCTCGTGGGCGTCCGGGTCGTGGGCCTTCCCCGGCGCGCCGAGAAGGGCGGCGTGATCCGGCTCACGACCCGGTCCGGCGAGAGCGCCACCGTCGCCGCGCTTCCCTTCGCGCCCGCCCATCGCCTGGTCTCGGCGCTCGAGCTCGCGCGGGACGAAACACTCGCCAAGCAGCGTTACGCGGACGGGTTCCGCCGCATGGTGGAAGCGCTTTCCGCGGAGTTCCGGGCCGATACGGTCAACCTTCTCGTCTGCCACACCCACCTCGAGGGAGCCGTCTTCTCCGGCTCCGAGCGGCAGGTGCACCTCGGAGACGAATGGGCCGCGGCACCCCAGGCACTCCCCCACCGTGCCCACTACGTGGCCCTCGGACACATCCACCGGCCTCAGCGCGTCCCCGGCGCGCCCGCCCACGCCGAGTACGCCGGCTCGCCGCTCCAGCTCGACTTCGGGGAAGAGGGGGAGGCGAAAAGTTTCGTGTGGATCGAAGCCTCGCCCGGCGTCCCGGCGCGCGTCGAGAGGATCCCGTACGAGGGAGGCAAGGAGCTCGAGACCGTGCGCACCACGCTCGAGGATCTCCCGAACATCGCCGACCGGGCGCGCGCCGACCGCTGGCTTCGGGTGGTCCTCTCGCTTCCCGGCCGAATCCCCGACGCGAGCCGCCGCGTCCGGGAGCTTCTCCCGAACGCGCTCGTCGTACAGGTCGAGCTGCCCGAAGAAGAGCGGGAGGAAACCGAGCCGGTTCGCCGGGACGCGAGGCCGGACGCCCTCTACCGGGAGTACTTCCGGAAAGCCCACGGACACGAACCGCCGGCCGAGCTCGTGGAGGCCTTCGCGAGCCTCTACGAGGGGGAGCTGAGCGAGGAAACCAGCTGA
- a CDS encoding phosphohistidine phosphatase SixA, with amino-acid sequence MLYLVQHGEATTERENPERPLTPRGRAEVEKVADFFARSSLVRPREILHSGKRRAAETAEIFARALSLEGAVRSREGLAPNDDPEPLARELGERPEESSMIVGHLPFLSRLASLLVAGRSEPPVVRFRMGGLVGLGREGAGWVVVALVTPEMVFSEASAG; translated from the coding sequence ATGCTCTACCTGGTCCAGCACGGGGAAGCGACGACGGAGCGGGAAAATCCGGAGCGGCCGCTCACGCCGCGGGGGCGGGCCGAGGTCGAAAAGGTCGCCGACTTCTTCGCCCGCTCGAGCCTCGTGCGGCCGCGCGAGATCCTCCACAGCGGGAAGCGGCGGGCGGCGGAGACGGCGGAGATTTTCGCGAGGGCGCTCTCTCTGGAGGGCGCGGTTCGGTCGCGCGAGGGGCTCGCGCCGAACGACGACCCGGAGCCCCTCGCCCGCGAGCTCGGGGAAAGACCGGAAGAATCCTCGATGATCGTCGGGCACCTACCGTTCCTTTCTCGCCTCGCGAGTCTTCTCGTCGCGGGGCGCAGCGAGCCTCCGGTCGTCCGGTTTCGCATGGGCGGGCTCGTCGGGCTCGGGCGGGAAGGAGCGGGATGGGTCGTCGTCGCGCTGGTGACGCCGGAGATGGTTTTTTCGGAAGCTTCGGCGGGGTAG
- a CDS encoding toluene tolerance protein, whose protein sequence is MLFLFAGAAAPTPAIDAATPTRVVERFHETLVSVLQEAETLAYEGRFRRLEPAIERAFDLEFMARFAIGTAWNDLDEGQRRTWVEQFRAFTIANYASRLRRYGGERFEVLGEEPAARGTVFVRTRVVRPGDEDVSLVYRLRETEQGWRIVDVYAKGTVSELALRRSEYSSVLRKDGFTRLLEVIQGKISELAAGKTDA, encoded by the coding sequence ATGCTTTTTCTCTTCGCGGGTGCGGCGGCTCCGACGCCGGCTATCGATGCGGCTACACCGACCCGCGTCGTCGAACGTTTCCATGAAACTCTCGTCTCCGTGCTCCAGGAAGCGGAGACACTCGCCTACGAAGGACGGTTCCGGCGTCTCGAACCCGCGATAGAACGTGCCTTCGACCTCGAATTCATGGCGCGGTTCGCCATCGGAACGGCGTGGAACGACCTCGACGAAGGCCAGCGCCGGACCTGGGTCGAACAGTTCCGTGCGTTCACCATCGCGAACTACGCGAGCAGGCTCCGCCGCTACGGGGGGGAGCGCTTCGAAGTACTCGGCGAGGAACCCGCGGCACGGGGAACGGTCTTCGTCCGAACGCGCGTCGTTCGACCCGGAGACGAAGACGTCTCGCTCGTCTACCGGCTCCGCGAGACCGAACAGGGCTGGCGGATCGTCGACGTCTACGCCAAGGGTACGGTGAGCGAGCTCGCACTCCGACGATCGGAATATTCCTCGGTGCTCAGGAAAGACGGATTCACCCGGCTCCTCGAGGTGATCCAGGGGAAGATCTCGGAACTGGCGGCCGGCAAAACCGACGCGTAA
- the metF gene encoding methylenetetrahydrofolate reductase: MHIRDIFARTRTTVSFEFFPPKTPKGAEALFETIRRLEELKPSFVSITYGAGGSTRELTHDLVVRIQRTTSLDPIPHLTCVCHTEDEIRQILERYAAAGVSNILALGGDPPRDRPNYDRSKDRFRYAADLVRFIRAFNESGVHPDPRGFGIGVAGFPEGHPATPNRLLEMDYLKAKVDAGADYICTQLFFDNRDFYDFCERCEIAGIRVPIIAGIMPITSVENMKRMAELAGGARFPAGLLRAIARCGDDPRAVERVGIHWATEQCRDLLDHGVRGIHFYTLNKSTATVEIWKNLGLTDATALR, from the coding sequence ATGCACATCCGCGACATCTTCGCCCGGACGAGAACGACGGTTTCGTTCGAGTTCTTCCCGCCCAAGACTCCGAAAGGCGCCGAAGCCCTTTTCGAGACGATTCGCCGCCTCGAAGAGCTGAAGCCGTCTTTCGTTTCGATCACCTACGGGGCGGGGGGGTCCACACGCGAGCTCACGCACGACCTGGTCGTCCGGATCCAGCGGACGACTTCGCTCGATCCGATCCCGCACCTGACCTGTGTCTGCCACACCGAGGACGAGATCCGGCAGATCCTGGAGCGTTACGCCGCGGCCGGCGTGAGCAACATCCTCGCGCTCGGCGGCGACCCCCCTCGGGACAGGCCGAACTACGACCGCTCGAAGGATCGGTTCCGCTACGCCGCCGACCTCGTGCGGTTCATCCGTGCCTTCAACGAAAGCGGCGTTCACCCCGATCCTCGGGGGTTCGGGATCGGGGTGGCGGGTTTTCCGGAGGGACACCCGGCCACCCCGAATCGGCTCCTGGAGATGGACTATCTCAAGGCCAAGGTGGACGCCGGTGCCGACTACATTTGCACGCAGCTCTTTTTCGACAACCGGGACTTCTACGACTTTTGCGAGCGGTGCGAGATCGCCGGAATCCGCGTGCCGATCATCGCCGGGATCATGCCCATCACGAGCGTCGAGAACATGAAGAGGATGGCCGAGCTGGCCGGCGGGGCACGCTTTCCCGCAGGTCTCTTGCGGGCGATCGCGCGGTGCGGAGACGATCCTCGCGCGGTCGAGCGCGTGGGAATCCACTGGGCTACGGAGCAGTGCCGCGATCTCCTCGATCACGGGGTGCGGGGCATCCACTTCTACACGCTCAACAAGTCGACGGCCACGGTCGAGATCTGGAAAAACCTGGGACTCACCGATGCGACGGCGTTGCGGTGA
- the dhaA gene encoding haloalkane dehalogenase 3 yields the protein MISAEERYPKKKVEVHGRHMAYVEVGEGDPVVFLHGNPTSSYLWRNVIPHVEGLGRCIAPDLVGMGDSDKLEPSGPDRYRFVEHRKFLDAFLERVGVRKNVTFVAHDWGSALAFDWTRRHPEAVRGLVYMEAIVRPLRWEEWPEAARSIFQALRSPAGEEMILERNLFVETILPASILRKLAPEEMEVYRRPYREPGESRRPTLTWPREIPLDGEPADVAEIVDAYARFLSKSEIPKLFVDADPGAILVGPQREFCRGWPNQEEVTVRGIHFVQEDSPDEIGRAIAGWLRKLRG from the coding sequence ATGATCTCGGCGGAAGAACGTTACCCGAAAAAGAAAGTCGAAGTGCACGGCAGGCACATGGCCTACGTGGAAGTGGGCGAGGGGGATCCCGTCGTTTTTCTTCACGGAAACCCGACGTCGTCCTACCTCTGGCGGAACGTCATCCCCCACGTCGAGGGACTCGGCCGTTGCATCGCGCCCGACCTCGTGGGCATGGGGGACTCGGACAAACTCGAGCCTTCGGGACCCGACCGGTACCGCTTCGTCGAACACAGGAAGTTTCTCGACGCCTTTTTGGAGCGAGTCGGTGTCCGGAAGAACGTGACCTTCGTCGCGCACGACTGGGGGTCGGCTCTCGCCTTCGACTGGACACGCCGGCACCCCGAAGCCGTCCGTGGCCTCGTCTACATGGAGGCCATCGTCCGTCCCCTCCGCTGGGAGGAGTGGCCCGAGGCCGCCCGCTCGATCTTCCAGGCACTGCGTTCCCCCGCCGGCGAGGAAATGATCCTCGAGCGGAACCTTTTCGTCGAAACGATCCTTCCCGCCTCCATCCTGAGAAAACTCGCCCCGGAAGAGATGGAGGTCTACCGGAGACCGTACCGCGAGCCGGGCGAGAGCCGCCGGCCGACGCTCACCTGGCCGCGAGAGATCCCGCTCGACGGGGAACCTGCCGACGTGGCGGAAATCGTGGACGCTTATGCGCGTTTTCTCTCGAAGAGCGAGATCCCGAAGCTTTTCGTCGACGCCGATCCCGGTGCCATTCTCGTCGGTCCCCAGCGCGAGTTCTGTCGCGGCTGGCCCAATCAGGAGGAAGTTACCGTACGCGGCATCCATTTCGTGCAAGAAGACTCTCCCGACGAGATCGGTCGAGCCATCGCCGGGTGGCTCCGCAAGCTACGCGGCTAG
- a CDS encoding DUF3066 domain-containing protein gives MAEHITHDPVYDTVDRDDFLAMIEPDRYGERSPAFDAIISATVDHFWDPNDPTYLDFGRPFDLESDTVLPMRMVPELNCAVADRLDEGQKIRFANENARFVLSNILHGEQGALSLSASLCQILRDPGPQEYAANQAREEARHVTAFSRYIAKRWGKPLRAGRTLATLLDELVRAPEVYKKLVGMQMLVEGLAMGAFATIHARTRDPLLRRLVQLVMTDEAFHHKFGRIWAERTVPKLTPEEHERVELWAAEVFRHLLFNLINAEQKQEIYARFGLDWQWVRGAVLEAFGDADRRKAMAESTNIFRVLIKTLLKAGIITERTRSFYAAWVDMDELARESEHLVGAEIAEEGLRQLREINRGRKKIGRVLQG, from the coding sequence ATGGCCGAGCACATCACGCACGATCCCGTTTACGACACGGTCGACCGGGACGATTTTCTCGCCATGATCGAGCCGGACCGTTACGGAGAGCGGTCGCCGGCTTTCGACGCCATCATCTCCGCGACGGTCGATCACTTCTGGGACCCGAACGATCCCACGTACCTGGACTTCGGCCGACCTTTCGACCTCGAGAGCGACACGGTCCTTCCGATGCGCATGGTCCCCGAGCTCAACTGCGCGGTCGCGGACCGTCTCGACGAGGGCCAGAAGATCCGTTTCGCCAACGAAAACGCCCGCTTCGTTCTCTCGAACATCCTTCACGGCGAGCAGGGGGCACTTTCGCTTTCGGCGAGTCTCTGCCAGATCCTCCGGGACCCAGGCCCTCAGGAGTACGCGGCGAACCAGGCACGCGAAGAAGCGCGACACGTGACGGCCTTCTCCCGATACATCGCAAAGCGGTGGGGGAAGCCGCTTCGGGCGGGCAGAACGCTCGCCACGCTCCTCGACGAGCTCGTCCGGGCGCCGGAGGTGTACAAGAAGCTCGTGGGCATGCAGATGCTCGTCGAGGGACTCGCCATGGGTGCCTTCGCGACGATCCACGCGCGCACCCGCGATCCCCTGCTCCGACGGCTCGTGCAACTCGTGATGACCGACGAGGCTTTCCATCACAAGTTCGGGAGGATCTGGGCCGAAAGGACGGTACCGAAGCTCACGCCCGAAGAACACGAGCGCGTCGAGCTCTGGGCCGCGGAGGTCTTCCGGCACCTCCTCTTCAACCTCATCAACGCCGAGCAGAAGCAGGAAATCTACGCCCGATTCGGGCTCGACTGGCAGTGGGTGCGCGGCGCCGTCCTCGAAGCGTTCGGCGACGCCGACCGCCGCAAGGCCATGGCCGAAAGCACGAACATTTTCCGGGTCCTGATCAAAACGCTGCTCAAGGCCGGCATCATCACCGAGAGGACGCGCTCCTTTTACGCCGCGTGGGTCGACATGGACGAGCTCGCCCGCGAAAGCGAACACCTCGTCGGCGCGGAGATCGCGGAGGAAGGCCTCCGGCAACTCCGGGAAATCAACCGCGGACGGAAAAAGATCGGGCGGGTCCTGCAAGGTTGA
- a CDS encoding 3-hydroxyisobutyrate dehydrogenase: MSDSTPAKSAVSRRYDVAFVGLGRMGYPMAGHLARAGHRVRVYNRSPEKSSRWVAEYGGRAGHSAAEAARGASFVFACVGNDDDVRAVTLGNEGAFSSMAGGAIFVDHTTTSARLARELATEASRRGLFYVDAPVSGGQQGAEAGTLTIMMGGEQTACERVLPLLRCYASTAKRLGPPGSGQLAKMVNQICIAGLLEALAEGIHFAKRVGLDTEALLEVLSRGAAGSWQMTHRWSTMAEGRFEFGFAVDWMRKDLAIVLEEARRVGAHLPVTALVDQLYSEVQAMGGGRWDTSSLVARLERPHRKS; the protein is encoded by the coding sequence TTGAGCGACTCGACACCCGCGAAAAGCGCCGTTTCCCGCCGCTACGACGTGGCGTTCGTCGGTCTCGGCCGGATGGGTTACCCGATGGCCGGCCACCTCGCCCGTGCGGGGCATCGCGTCCGCGTCTACAACCGGAGCCCCGAAAAGTCCTCCCGCTGGGTCGCGGAGTACGGTGGTCGCGCCGGGCACAGCGCTGCCGAGGCGGCCCGCGGGGCCTCGTTCGTCTTCGCGTGCGTCGGTAACGACGACGACGTCCGTGCGGTGACCCTGGGAAACGAGGGTGCGTTTTCCTCGATGGCGGGAGGCGCGATCTTCGTCGACCACACGACCACCTCGGCCCGCCTCGCGCGCGAGCTCGCGACCGAAGCCTCCCGGCGCGGCCTCTTCTACGTCGACGCTCCCGTGTCGGGCGGGCAACAGGGTGCCGAAGCAGGCACGCTGACGATCATGATGGGCGGCGAGCAGACGGCCTGCGAGAGGGTGCTTCCGCTCCTTCGTTGCTACGCCTCCACGGCGAAAAGGCTCGGCCCCCCCGGGAGCGGCCAGCTCGCCAAGATGGTCAACCAGATCTGCATCGCCGGCCTTCTCGAGGCGCTGGCGGAGGGGATCCACTTCGCGAAGAGGGTGGGGCTCGACACGGAAGCCCTCCTGGAAGTCCTCTCCCGCGGGGCAGCGGGATCGTGGCAGATGACGCACCGTTGGAGCACCATGGCCGAGGGCCGCTTCGAGTTCGGATTCGCCGTCGACTGGATGCGCAAGGACCTCGCCATCGTACTCGAAGAGGCCCGGCGCGTCGGCGCTCACCTTCCCGTCACGGCTCTGGTGGACCAGTTGTATTCCGAGGTCCAGGCCATGGGCGGCGGGCGATGGGACACCTCGAGCCTCGTCGCCCGTCTCGAGAGGCCGCACCGGAAGTCCTAG
- a CDS encoding lipid A biosynthesis protein has product MDRETLWLLLGFAGQVLFSLRFFVQWLRSERLGRSVLPVEFWYLSIGGSLALLLYAIHRVDPVFVLGQAGGLFVYTRNLWLLRRRGERVSAPVGLS; this is encoded by the coding sequence ATGGACCGGGAAACGCTCTGGCTGCTCCTGGGGTTCGCGGGTCAGGTCCTGTTCTCGCTGCGGTTTTTCGTGCAGTGGCTTCGGAGCGAACGCCTGGGGCGAAGCGTCCTCCCCGTCGAGTTCTGGTACCTGAGCATCGGAGGTTCCCTCGCGCTTCTCCTCTACGCCATCCACCGGGTCGATCCCGTCTTCGTCCTCGGACAGGCCGGGGGGCTTTTCGTCTACACCCGCAACCTCTGGCTCCTCCGCAGGCGGGGGGAGCGGGTTTCCGCTCCCGTCGGCCTGTCATGA
- the dpm1 gene encoding dolichol-phosphate mannosyltransferase gives MDFSVVVPFHNEAENVARLFTELRSCLEGRFEFEVVAVDDGSEDATLERLLEARRGWPRVRVLRHSGRSGQTAALRTGVRAARAEWIVTMDGDGQNDPRDIPSLLARREEAALVCGCRAGREDPWPKRVSSRVANAVRAWALEDGTPDTGCGLKVFHRETFLRLPPFDHMHRFLPALFLREGATVLSVEVSHRPRTHGRSHYGILDRLGVGLVDLFGVWWLRRRPISASASEIED, from the coding sequence GTGGATTTCAGCGTCGTCGTCCCGTTCCACAACGAGGCCGAGAACGTCGCACGGCTCTTCACCGAGCTCCGGAGCTGCCTCGAGGGGCGCTTCGAGTTCGAGGTCGTGGCCGTCGACGACGGGAGCGAAGACGCGACGCTCGAGCGGCTGCTCGAGGCGAGGCGGGGTTGGCCGCGGGTGCGGGTTTTGCGGCATTCCGGCCGGTCGGGACAGACGGCCGCGCTGCGCACCGGGGTCCGAGCGGCTCGGGCCGAATGGATCGTGACCATGGACGGAGACGGCCAGAACGACCCGCGGGACATTCCCTCGTTGCTCGCGCGCCGAGAGGAGGCCGCGCTCGTCTGCGGGTGTCGTGCCGGCCGGGAGGATCCGTGGCCGAAGCGGGTCTCCTCGCGTGTCGCCAATGCCGTCCGCGCGTGGGCCCTCGAAGACGGCACGCCCGACACGGGCTGCGGTCTCAAAGTCTTTCACCGCGAGACGTTCCTCCGCCTGCCCCCGTTCGATCACATGCACCGCTTCTTGCCGGCCCTTTTCCTCCGGGAAGGGGCGACCGTCCTTTCCGTCGAGGTCTCCCACCGTCCCAGGACTCACGGCCGCTCGCACTACGGGATCCTCGACCGGCTCGGAGTGGGCCTCGTGGATCTCTTCGGCGTCTGGTGGCTTCGGCGGCGTCCGATCTCGGCCTCGGCTTCGGAAATCGAGGATTGA
- a CDS encoding protease, whose product MRRTAERAYLAAAELVARVAGRAGPFRTVFLPLRSELGEEERPARLFSRGGGEYLGLLAALRWAREDEELRGVLVYLDGVDLGWARAEELRRVLVALREHGKRVWVHWHRGKLVDYLVATAAERILLPPSATLELTGLAAEVVFLRDLLDKLGVAAELVQVGEFKSAAEPFTRREMSAEHRQMLEELVGDLYQQVCAEVERARPFLRGKAEDVLGRGPYLAHEALERRLVDAVMYRDEALREFEAECGGPVVPFRRYARHRNRALRRRALRSAHGAIGLVEVSGPLTSGESQPGPGGWATAGAATLEKELDRLGDRPDVRALVLRVSSPGGSGFASDLLWRSVVRVREKKPVVVSLGETAASGAYYVACAGNPLYAEKATLTGSIGVLAGKANFRGLYDRVGVAKEAVSRGEHARFYSDYTPLAQSERERLEAHARSFYVRFLEKVAEARGLSIEDAERAARGRVWTGRQALGRKLVDALGGLLEALEEAKRRAGIPPSEPVPILGVPRRPLWRLARLGRPWRTGFSGARNSVERDLVWAVLPFEIRFF is encoded by the coding sequence ATGCGGCGCACGGCCGAGCGGGCGTATCTTGCCGCCGCCGAGCTCGTGGCACGGGTCGCGGGGCGTGCGGGCCCGTTTCGGACCGTTTTCCTGCCGCTCCGGTCCGAACTGGGCGAGGAGGAGCGACCGGCGCGCCTTTTTTCGCGTGGAGGCGGTGAGTATCTCGGGCTCCTCGCCGCGCTCCGGTGGGCCCGCGAGGACGAGGAGTTGCGGGGTGTCCTCGTCTATCTCGACGGGGTAGACCTGGGATGGGCACGGGCGGAGGAACTCCGCCGCGTGCTCGTGGCTCTCCGCGAGCACGGCAAGCGAGTCTGGGTTCACTGGCACCGAGGCAAGCTCGTGGACTATCTCGTGGCCACGGCGGCCGAGCGCATTCTTCTGCCCCCCTCCGCCACGCTCGAGCTCACGGGTCTGGCCGCCGAGGTCGTTTTTCTCCGCGACCTTCTCGACAAGCTCGGAGTGGCGGCGGAGCTGGTGCAGGTAGGAGAGTTCAAAAGCGCCGCGGAGCCGTTCACGCGCCGCGAAATGTCCGCGGAGCACCGGCAGATGCTCGAGGAGCTCGTGGGGGACCTCTACCAGCAGGTCTGTGCCGAGGTGGAGCGGGCAAGGCCTTTTCTTCGAGGAAAGGCGGAGGACGTTCTGGGCCGCGGTCCCTACCTGGCGCACGAAGCGCTCGAGCGGAGGCTCGTGGATGCCGTGATGTACCGGGACGAGGCCCTTCGGGAGTTCGAGGCGGAGTGCGGCGGCCCGGTCGTGCCGTTCCGCCGATACGCTCGTCACCGAAACCGAGCGCTGCGGCGGCGCGCTCTGCGGAGCGCCCACGGGGCGATCGGCCTCGTCGAGGTGAGCGGTCCCCTCACCAGCGGCGAGAGCCAGCCCGGACCGGGTGGTTGGGCGACCGCGGGAGCGGCGACGCTCGAGAAAGAGCTCGATCGGCTCGGAGACCGCCCGGATGTCCGAGCGCTGGTCTTGCGGGTCTCGAGTCCGGGCGGTTCGGGTTTCGCCTCCGACCTCCTGTGGCGGTCCGTCGTCCGGGTGCGCGAAAAGAAGCCCGTCGTGGTCTCGCTCGGGGAGACGGCGGCCTCGGGGGCGTACTACGTGGCGTGCGCCGGAAACCCCCTCTACGCGGAGAAGGCGACGCTCACCGGGTCCATCGGGGTCCTGGCGGGTAAGGCCAACTTTCGGGGACTCTACGACCGCGTCGGGGTTGCCAAGGAGGCGGTAAGCCGAGGCGAGCACGCTCGCTTTTACTCGGACTACACGCCGCTCGCGCAGAGCGAGCGCGAACGCCTCGAAGCCCACGCCCGGTCGTTCTATGTCCGTTTTCTCGAGAAAGTCGCCGAGGCCAGGGGGCTTTCGATCGAAGACGCGGAGAGAGCCGCGCGAGGTCGCGTCTGGACCGGACGCCAGGCGCTCGGACGAAAGCTCGTCGACGCTCTCGGCGGGCTTCTCGAGGCTCTGGAGGAGGCCAAGCGTCGGGCGGGAATCCCGCCGAGCGAGCCCGTTCCGATCCTCGGAGTCCCGAGACGGCCCCTCTGGCGGCTCGCGCGGCTCGGGCGCCCGTGGAGGACGGGCTTCTCGGGTGCCCGCAATTCCGTCGAGAGGGACCTTGTCTGGGCTGTCTTGCCCTTCGAGATCCGGTTTTTCTGA
- a CDS encoding heme biosynthesis protein HemY, producing MGIEISEQAAARIQALVGQDPARGLRIKVVGGGCSGLTYKMELDSPKENDRVFERGGAKVIVDPKSFLYLKGTVLEYRDTLMEAGFHLRNPNAKRTCGCGASFSI from the coding sequence GTGGGAATCGAAATTTCGGAACAAGCGGCGGCAAGGATCCAAGCTCTGGTGGGCCAGGACCCCGCCCGGGGCCTCCGAATCAAAGTCGTCGGAGGCGGATGTTCGGGGCTGACCTACAAGATGGAGCTCGACTCCCCGAAGGAGAACGATCGTGTTTTCGAGCGCGGCGGGGCCAAGGTCATCGTCGACCCGAAGAGCTTCCTCTACCTGAAAGGCACCGTGCTGGAATACAGGGACACCCTCATGGAAGCCGGGTTCCACTTGCGGAACCCCAACGCAAAGCGGACTTGCGGCTGCGGGGCGTCTTTTTCCATTTGA
- the iscS gene encoding cysteine desulfurase IscS, protein MKRVVYMDCHATTPVDPRVFERMVPYFCERFGNASSRNHAYGWEAEEAVENARAQVARLLGAKPREIVFTSGATESDNLAIQGVLGNASKTPHIVTVVTEHRAVLDTCRALEKAGRARVTYVPVDRQGVVDPDDVRRAIDRDTVLVSVMLANNEIGTIAPLAEIGRITRERGVLLHTDAAQAVGKIPVRVDSLGVDLLSLSAHKMYGPKGVGALYVRAGVRLRPLVYGGGHERGLRSGTLNVPGIVGLGAASELCAAEMQAEAERVSALRDRLFRRLLEALDDVFLNGHPTARLPGNLNVGFRYVEGESLLLALDDVAVSSGAACSSATLEPSHVLRAIGLDEELAQSSLRFGLGRFNTEEDVDYVAERVATEVRRLRALSPFYAAEQKRKAQARV, encoded by the coding sequence ATGAAGCGCGTTGTCTACATGGACTGCCATGCCACGACGCCCGTCGACCCTCGGGTCTTCGAGCGGATGGTTCCTTATTTTTGCGAGCGCTTCGGCAACGCCTCGAGCCGGAACCACGCGTACGGCTGGGAGGCCGAGGAGGCCGTCGAAAACGCGCGGGCACAAGTGGCGCGGCTTCTCGGGGCGAAGCCGCGAGAAATCGTGTTCACGAGCGGGGCCACGGAGTCGGACAACCTCGCCATCCAGGGGGTCCTCGGTAACGCCTCGAAGACGCCGCACATCGTGACCGTGGTCACGGAACACCGGGCCGTTCTCGACACGTGCCGCGCGCTCGAGAAAGCGGGCCGGGCCCGGGTGACCTACGTGCCGGTCGACCGGCAAGGCGTCGTGGACCCGGACGACGTGCGCCGGGCCATCGACCGAGACACGGTGCTCGTGAGCGTCATGCTCGCGAACAACGAAATCGGCACGATCGCACCGCTCGCGGAAATCGGTCGAATCACCCGAGAGCGGGGCGTGCTTCTTCACACGGATGCCGCCCAGGCCGTGGGCAAAATTCCCGTGCGCGTGGATTCGCTGGGAGTCGATTTGCTTTCCCTGAGCGCTCACAAGATGTACGGCCCGAAGGGGGTCGGCGCGCTTTACGTGCGTGCGGGCGTGCGGCTGCGGCCGCTCGTTTACGGCGGCGGGCACGAGCGGGGCCTGCGCTCCGGGACGCTGAACGTGCCGGGCATCGTGGGATTGGGAGCCGCGTCCGAACTCTGTGCCGCCGAGATGCAGGCGGAGGCGGAAAGGGTCTCGGCCCTCCGGGACCGCCTTTTCCGCAGGCTCCTCGAAGCCCTGGACGACGTGTTCCTCAACGGCCATCCCACGGCTCGGCTTCCCGGCAATCTCAACGTGGGGTTCCGGTACGTCGAGGGGGAGTCGCTTTTGTTGGCCCTCGACGACGTGGCGGTTTCTTCGGGTGCCGCCTGTAGCTCCGCCACCCTCGAGCCCTCGCACGTGCTCAGGGCAATCGGGCTCGACGAGGAGCTCGCCCAGAGTTCGCTGCGTTTCGGGCTCGGGCGTTTCAACACCGAGGAAGACGTGGACTACGTGGCCGAGCGCGTGGCGACGGAGGTGCGGCGCCTGAGAGCGCTTTCCCCGTTCTATGCGGCCGAGCAGAAACGAAAAGCGCAAGCACGCGTTTGA